ATCTGCGCGTTCACGTTGGCGCCGTGCTGCGGGGCGGGAGCCGAGGGTCAGGACCGCCGCGGCCCCGCGGGACCCCGGCCCGGGCGGCGGGTGGGGCGGGGCCacaggaggggcggggccgggacgGGGTCCGAGCGCGGGGCTGGGGACTGAGGCTGGGGCCCCCACCCCGGACCGAGGCCAGGACCCGGGCGGGACCAGATGCTGGGTGAGGTGACGGAAGGGTGGAAAGCAGAACCCAGGGCGGGTCAGAGCGGGACTGGGCGGACGGGCTGAACCGGCCGGAGTAGGGGCGGAGTCAGAGAAACGAAGGGTCCAGAATCCAGGCGGGGCGGAAGGACCGCACCGGGAAAGGGTCAAAACCGGAAAGCGGGGTGAGCAAGGCCGCCGCTGCACCGGGCCCGGCTCGGCTGGAGgcgggggaggaaagggagaaggtcCGGGACCAGAGGGCAGCCTGGAGGGGTGAGGTCATAGACAAATGGAGGCCTAGAAGGGAGAGACAGCGCTGGAAGCGGAGCACGAGAGGGAGCCGGGCCTGGAAGGCAGGGTCGATGCCAGGGAcgggggaggcgggtgggggcgACTGCTGGGCTGGTGCTGGAGGAGAGGGTGGGCGAGCGGCCAAGGGCGAGGGCAGTACCCACCTGCAGCAGCAGCTGCACCATGCTCAGGCTGTTGTTTTCCACTGCGTGGATGAGGGGGGAGCGGCCGCTTTTAATGTCctgcagaagggagggaaggtCTCGGAGTCGCTCCAAGCTCTGCCCAATCAGCCGGCGGCCAGCATCCCAGCCGCCGGGTCTGGCGTCTCAATCCCCGTAGATACttcaagccccacccccaccccccgctcgcGCGGTGTCCCACGCAAGCCCCACCCCCTTGGGGGTCCCGCCCCGGCTCCTCTTGGCCCCGCCTCCGGCCCGCGCCTGCTCACCACCGCATCGATGTCTGCGCCTCGCTCCAGCAAGAGCAGCACGGCTTCGGGGCACTCCGTGTTCACGGCCACGTGTAAGGCGGTGAGCCCTGAGGTACGGGAAGACTCAGTGTAAACCTGGGTTCGGGGGCCCTTGGACTCCAGGTCTTGCCAGACAGTCCCACTCGGCGCCGGGGTAGGTGCTCACCGTCGTAATTGCGGGCCTCTAGGTCCACGGTGCCCGGGGCTGCGCTGTCCAGCAGGGCCCGGAGGCAGGTCGGGCTGCGGTGCTCACACGCCAGGTGGGCTGCTGTCTGGCCATGACGGTCCAGTGCCATGGGGCTGGCACCGGCCATCACGAGGAGCCGGACCACAGATGGCAGTGTGGTGATCACAGCCAGGTGTAGCGGCGTCTGGGGGAACAGAGACTGTGAGGGACCTGTGCCCTGCCCTGCGTCCCAGTCCTGTCTCTCAGAATTTCCGAGTCCTGATCCCCAGCTCCAGTCTCCCTCAGGAACCAGAAATCTGGAGTACATCCTCCCTCAGATTCAAGAGCCACGGCCCCCAGCTCCTCCCGTCCCAGGATTCAGGAGTCCGGACCCTCGGCCCTCTCTTCCATCAGATCCAGGCCCCCGGGCTCACCTGTCGTAGGTTGTTGTAGATATCCAGCTCCCGGCCCCCATGCTGGAAGAGGTTGACGAGCCGATGCACAGCAGGCAGATTGCCCTGCACCACGGCAATGTGGAgtggcctgggggcgggggaggggatcACAAGCGTTAGGGGCTGGTTACCTCTCGCCCCCATAAAATTAGTGGCGCGAACTCCAACATGTGCCGGGGACTTTGGAGGAACATCCAGAATCCAATCACTTCTGACCCTCACTCCCTCCATCCTGGTTCAGCCACCATCGCCTCCCTCCTGCACGGTTCCCtcctcactggcctccctgcttcaACCCCGGCTCTACCGACTGTCCCCCCGCCACAGCAGCCCGAGAGCCCTTTTTGCAACTTAAATCAGATCaagccccttctctgctcaggaCCCTCAGATTAAGGCCAAACAGGCCTTGTGGGGGCTTGTCTCCCCCTTTTTCTACCCTTTTGGCTTCTCCTCCGTCTGCTCTCTTCACTCTGCTTGACTTTCTTGCTGTTCCTTGAACAAGACAAGCACGCTTGCCTCCCAGGGCCCTGACACTGGCTGTTCCCTGGAACAGTGGTCCCCCAGATACCTGCAAGACTTGGCTCCCCTCATTTGGGCCTCTGCTAAAACGGTATGGCTAcgactccctcccctccccccggcccctgTTTACTTTTCCTCCACACCATCATCTGACATTGTACACTTGTTTCCTGTCTGAATCTCCCCCACTAGAATGTCAACCCCACCAGGGCAGGGCATTCTGTCTGCTTTGGTCACGGCCCAGCGCCCAGGACAGCTGCCCGGTGCTGAGCCCCGCACACATGTACCCAATAAATGAACCCATCGCAGTGATCCCTGGCCAGCCTGGAGAGCTGGGGGCCTGTTCCCACCTCTCTCTGGCCCCGGCTTGCTCATGTGTGAAATGCGCGGGGATGAGGCAGGTGCCATCGAGTTCCCTCCACCGGTGGTGACTTGCATGCCACATGCAGAGCATTTATTTGGAGGAGTGTTTGTccaaaggggaggtgggatgGAGGGGGATGGAGTCATCGTTCTGGACGCTGGGCCGCACGCATAACCCAGATCCCCCCCTTCCAGACTGAAGGACTCATTCCCTTAGCTTATGGGAAGGTCGTGAGCTATCAGCTGTCTCTGGGAATTACCCTCTGCTGAAAAGAAGTGCTTGCCCGGGGCATGAGTCGGGGCAGCCGCCATCCACTGGCATCCCGTGACTGGTCGCTGCTGGCACAGAGGGCCTAGCCTCTGGCGCCAGCTGCACTGCTCAGGCCCCCTGAGGCGACACAGCAGCCCAACTTCTGTGCAGTCCTGCTTCCTTCATCCCCACAGGCATTGATCTGGAGAGTATGTCCCAGTAAACTCCATGCGCCTTCCCACAGCCCCCAACCTGGAAGAGTCATTTAGAGTTGAGGGCAATCTGGgatgatggtgtgtgtgtgtgtgtgtgtgtgtgtgtgtgtgtgtgtgtaggggggaaCATTAGCACTAAGGGTACAAGGTTAACTGTATATACACAGGCCACACAGCCTTCTTAAAGTCCATTTACTAGAGCAACGAGTTTCTCACCCATCACTGCCTCTTACTAGCCCAAGCTGCCGGTGAGCATTGGCTCCCCCCGTGGAAATGTGCTTCCAGAATCcatactttattgtttttttttttaattcaaaaaaattttttaatgtttatttttgacccaGAGCgtgcccaagtgggggaggggcagagggagactacgaagcaggctccaggctccaagctgtaagcaccaaagcctgacatgggggcttgaacccaccaaccccgaggaatcatgacctgagccgaagtctgacgcttagcccactgagccacccaggcgcccctaatttttaagtttttaaaatcagaacccgacgcggggcttgaactcacgaccctgagatcaacacctgagatgagagcaagagttggatgctaaaccgtGGCACCAGGGATGGCGGCTTTGGGGGCTGAGCAGGCCAGGGTTGGAAGTTGGGGGCAACCCTCCCTCACTGCAGGTGCTAGAGCAAAGTCACGTGGCCCTCCCGTTTTCTCCCCCATAAGGTATAGCCCACAATAGCGCCCACGTCCCAAGAGCGGCTCCGCAGGTGAAACGCTGAACCTGGATCCTGAACCTGGTGAAACGccgaatttaaaaggaaaatgttgggggaggggccgggcctgggccggggtgagggtggaggggcGGAGAAGGGCTCCCTTGGCTCCCTTCATCTCCCAGGAAGCCCGGCCTGCGTCCCCCTCGGGGCGGGCAGGGTTAAGTGAGGGCAGAGGGAGCGAATGATTTCAGAGAAACCGTCCAGGCCCGAGTTCCCATAAACGCGCGggctgcagggggtggggcggggctggAGGAAGTGGGGACGGGAGGGGCGGCCCAGCCCTCGGACTTCCAGTAACAGGTCTGCTGGGCGGGGCTCCGCTTCCTGCTCCCGGGGGAGGGAAGCCTCCCGCCGGGGATCTACCCCGGCCAccacccccccctgccccggcACCCCCCCCTTCCATCCTcgcctggggggtggggcaggagggaggccaACCACAGAGACCAAGCTTCCCTGGAGGGAAGGACCCCAAGTCTTGCAGCCTAGGGGCGCGTCTCGAACTCCACCCTTCAGGGCTCAGACTCCAGCTGCCTCCCTGTCCCCCATATCCCGGCATCCACCCCTCAGCTCTCTTAGGACCCGGTAGGTAATACGGTGCCCTAACTCTTTGCGGATACCAGCTTCCCCAGTGCCTGGGAGTGATCGATCCCCAAGTTGCCCTCTACCCTGTTGCTTAACCCCTCAGAGGAATACAGTACTCCGGCCTCCCCTCTCTCTTGGAGACCCAGAGTTCTAGCTCCCCGGCGCCTGACCTCTTGAGGGTCCAGATGCCCTGAGATCTTGAGTCCCTAGGGGTCCAGCCTCCCAACCAAGCTTTGCTGCTCTGGGGAACCAGACTTAGcgtgtccccctcccccgctcccaggCTAGCCAGCTGTCCATTCCGGTAATGTCTTGGCCCCAGCGGAAGGGGTTAAGGTTAGCTTGAACGCCAGGAGGGGGAGGCTGCGAGTGAGTGACGGGTGCTGACGTGGGGGAGGCAGAGCAGCTGGGCTGCGGTCAAGTTCTGCGGGAAGGGATTTCCCCCAGCAGGCAGCTGAGGAAGAAGTGTTTGctttggagggggggtggggggggcggggagagcgggggagggagggaggggcgcgGGCCTTGAGACTGGGGTGCCAGGTCTTCTGTGTTCACAGGCTGCAAACAAATCACCCCCGGGGGCAGATACAAATTAAATCTATTTCACAGATGACCCCAGAGGTACCCAGAGTGGGAGGGAACTAGATTTGTTCAGCCTTTTATGGACCCGGCACTTTCTCCTGCTTGGACTCAAAGAGTGGCCCACAACCAGCTGGGAAGCTCTGTTAGAACATCCACTCCCAGGTgctgaggacctactgtgtgcctggccttGTTCTATGCTCTAGATGTAGGTACACCATTACGCCGAGTCTTAATCTGGATGGGTGCTACAGGAGCCCTCCATTTTccaggaggggaaactgaggctcggggatGTGCAGTCGCCTCCCTGGCCAGCGTTGGCGGTCCGCCTTTTTCTGCAGAAGTAAGCCTGTCCATTCCGTCCCTACCTCTCGTTTCCAGTCCCCAAACCAATGCCCAGATAAGCGCTTTATAAAAGTCACCTCACGCCTGCCTCGCAGACTCACACACTTAGAGTTCTTGTTTTTATAGGGGGGAACtcaggcagagggtgggggggggggtagaaagtGGCCAGCGGAAGTTCCAACCTAGGTAGGTAAATAAGAATCGTGATGTTCAGGTGTGTGGTGAGCACAGCGCTAAACCATCCTGCGCAGGGGTTCTCAGCAGCCTCAAGGGCAAGTTCTCCAAGCTGGAGGCAATCAACTATCGGATTTGTGAAATCAGTTTAAGGGATCAGCAAATTAATTGAATGGCCtatgaccgtgagatcaggaaACACACtagaatagaaaatacaaagtagATCCCATCTAGTAAGGGTGACTTGTTTTGTTCTGCGCAATTTTTGTTTCAAGCTtgtctgtgtgtacatgtgctgGGCTGAACATAAGGTAATAATATGAATTAATACTTATTGAGCATTTCTAACCTACCAGGCTCAGTGCTAAGAGCTTAACGTGCATAATTCATACAACAAGTCAATCAATGAAATGTCTTTCTCGcggttggatttttttaaaaaagaatttttgggtgtattttatttatttagggacgcctgggtggctcagtctgttaagtgtctgactcttgattttggctctggtcatgatctcatggttaagtGGGATAGAACCCCGAGTCAGGCTGTGACACGACAGCAAgcaccctgcttgggattctctctctccctctttctctctttgccccttccctgctcatgcttgcgtgctcacactctctctctcaaaataaacgattaaaataaaaaaaaaaacaacattttatttatttaaggtaatctcaaacgtggggcttgaactcacaaccccaagagttgcacgctctaccagGCGCCCCTCTCGTGTTTGCATTTTGATAAATATGTTGATGCCCCCTGCTTCAAAAACAGTCCTAGGATGTAAGTGCTGTCAGACTGcccatttttcagaagaggagactgaggcacggcgggggtgggggggggggcagggggaaagccttgctcaaagtcacagccAGCGGTGGAGACAGGATTCTAACTCAGGTAGAGGTAATTCAGAAGCCCATGTGTTGTggtgggtgaggtggggggtAGGGCTGACTCCCCCCATTAATGGGGGGCTTTACTCACGTGTCTCCGTCCTCATCTGCACGGGTGGCCATGGCGATGTCAGCCGATAGGGGATGTTCCATGGAGCACACCATGGGGTACAGGGGTGTAGGCACGttcaggagaggaaagagggagcccATGGTCGGGGTCGGGTACAGGGGCAGTAGAGGTCCTGGACAGAGGAAAGGACATGGGTGGTGAGGCCAAGTCAGCAGACCCTCAACCCACCCCTACCTCCAGGCCTTCACCCCTCCTGTGTCACCTGTCCTTCTTTCCAGGTCCCTTTTGCATCTCATACTGGGGCTGAGAGGCCCAAGACAACCTGGCCTTGTACATCCATCTTCTGGGCTCTGGCAGCTTCCTCCGCCTTCACCATTCCCCGTGAGCCCTGGTCACGGTCATTGTCACTTAGCTCTTCATGCCTCTGACCTCCATCTCTTACTAGGCAGAGTCCCTTAAGGACGGGACTGAACCCCGTCATCACCCAGCAGGGGACCCCAGGGCCTGTTTGCTGGGTGAATTTGTGGCTGAGGGAGGTAAGAATGGGTGTAGGGTGTGGGGTGACTGTGTAGAGATTTGGGGAGAAAGGGggtcagaaggagagaggaatggCGTCAGAAGCCAAATATGGCAGTAGTCGAAGACATATCCACCCACCACAcagatggggaaaactgaggcctgggttCTCATCCAGGGAacggggaaaggggaggaggcagTGGCAGGCCTCCTGATGCACAAGCTGAGGCTCTCTAAGTGCTGTACTCCGATGGGGTGGAAGGTGCAGGAACGGGGCCAAAATCTGGAGGCACTAGGCATGGGCTCTCTGCAGCTTTTGGGGTCACTCGGGGATGGCAAGGTGGTAGCAGATGCCCCTTCCTTGAGATCAGGGATGGAGAGAATGATGTTTGGCCTTCTTTATCATCTCCTGATTCTTGGGGGCCCCCATCCCTGCGCCCCCAAGTCCTCGTATCTCCAGTGCCAGCTCTTGGTGCCCTGCAGCCTTTTGCCTGGACACCCCTGAATTCTTCATCCTGGCCCTAAGTCCTCCAGTCCCAGAACTCCCCGGTCCTGGCCCGCATTCCTAGTACCCTAGAACCCTCAGTCCCCAGGCCTTGACTTTGTGACCCCCTGACCCTGTGACTTCAGGTGAGCCCCTGATCCGTCCTGTGTGACTGTACCTAACTGGGTGCCCAGAGCCCTGGATCTCTGTCCCGCTGGCTCCCCAGGACCCCCTTCCCTTCCATCTGTTCCCTTCCATCCTTGGGTCTCCAGATATTGGTTCGGATGCTTCAGACTCCCACTCTGTTCTCCTGATTCCCACTATTGTCTGGTATCTCCTGGGTTCCTGAGGTTCTGATGTCCTGACATCCCTAGTATCTGTCTTCTTAGAACCCCAGTCGCTGTTTCCCTGACTGCCTTTGACACCACGGATCTGGATGCCAGGAACCCCAGTTTCTTGGGCCCAAGTGGTGATTCTGCATAACCCTAGATATCTGGGTTCTAACGAGCTTGTAACTCTGTTCTTGGGACTGTAGGTTCTGTCCCTGACTGTAGGTTCTTGATTCCCTGAGACCCCCTATCTATGCTGCTGGGCACCATCCCCTGGGTCCCCATATCTATGGCTTTCGGATGCTGAGCTCTGTCCCCCAGAGCCCCCTGAACACCCGGTGTTCTGGGACCCCCATATCTGTGTCCCAAGGCACTGCTCCCTGATGCTTCCACAGTGGTGTCCCTGGGACTTCAGGCTCTGCCCCCTCTCAGCTCCCCAGAAACCCCATATCGGTGTCCTTGGGACCTTggattctgtcccccccccccccccccccccccccccccgtttctcAGCTCCATGGAACCCCCTGTATGTGCGGCCTGAACTCAGTTCCCTGGCTCTGGTGACCGTCTGCCCCGTCAGACCCCCATCTGGCCAGGACCCGTGGGAGCCACTCACCCTGGTAGTAAAGCGCCTCTGGCCGGGCCAGTCCGTGGGGGGCCGCGGGGACCGCCGGGGAGTCGGAGCCGCCGCCTAGGGGATCCGGGGTGACAACGGGGCCCGCGGCGCCGCGGGGGGCGGCGGGTTCCGGGGAGGGCGCGCGCAGCGGGCGCTTGCGGAGCGGCAGCGCGGCGCCGGGGGGCCCGGCGGCCTTGGGCCGGGTGCGCAGGTCCACGGGCCCCTCGTCCATGGCCCCCGCGGGGCATCGGGGCATGGGGCCGCCGGGGACGGCGGCCGAGCGGGCGGCCGGAGCGCGGCTCGGCTCGGCTGCACGGGAGGGTGGCTGCGCCGGGCGCCGGGACTTCCCCTGCCGCCGGCTGAACTGAAGGGACTTTTGTCGGCCGGGGCGGTGCCGGTcgcccgcctccccgcccccggcccccccccccccccccgcccccggggccacCCGTCCGCCCCAGGGGTTTCCTGGACCCGCCGCCGCTCCCGCCGCCCCGCGGTGCAGCCCGCCGAGCGTCCCGCCCGCGCCGccgcgccccgcgcccgccccTCTCCCGACCCCGCGGCGCCCCCGGCGGCTGGGCctcggtggggggcggggaggggggagggggcggggtcaGGGCCAGGGGGTCCCCACCCCTACGGCTGCCTGCCTCTCTCAGTCGCTGTCTCAGTGCTTTGGTGTCTCTGGCTATTTGTCTCTATCTCTGCGTCTCTGAGTCTCGAACTCTGTCTCGTCTGACTCTCCGATCCGGATAGTCTTTCTGGGCCTgggtgtctctctccctccatctcgaCCTTGGCGTCTTTCTCTGTTCTCACTGCCTCTGTCTATTTATTGTCTCCGTGTCTCTCACCATCTCTGTCTCTCGAGTGCTGTCTGCGCTCGGCCTCTTCCCTAGGGAGGCCTTCCAAGCGGCCCTGGGCTCCCTAGGGCGCGGGTTCGAGTCCCGACTCCCACTTCCTCGCCCGGTGACCTTGACCAGGCACTTCCTTTCTCTGAGCCGTTTCCTCCTTTGCGGGAGCAGAAAGACGCACCCAGGTCAGGGGCTGCCCTCGGCGGGCGCCCGGGCGCTGTCCCTCTGCCAGCCCTgtccccatccctgcctcctccATGTGTCCCAGCCGAGGGTCTGAACttcgctgggggtggggggcggtggggaaggGCACAGGGAAACAGCGAATGTGTCTCTCTCCACGGGATCCCTGCACACTCAGCTCGAGCTTCTGGGCGAAGAGTTGGTGAGAGACCaaggaaaagagacacagagagatagcaAGAGACGCGGAGACACAAGACCAGAGTCGGGGCGGCCACGGCCTGGGCCCGGGGGCGGCGGGGTGCTAGTCCGGccaccccttctcccccacctccccctcccgcccGGGCGGGGTTGGTGGGTGGGGAACAGGCCCGGCGGGTTGGGGGGCATGACTCAGAGGCGGGCTGGAGCTagtgggcggggaggggcagaggcgggcCTTTGCCGGGTCCCCgcccctgcctcccttctctccGCCCCGGGGAGGGGCCCCAGCGGCGCGGGGCTTTCCCGGATTTCCCTTGAGGCGGGGCTGTCGCTGGGGTTGAGTCCGGGTCACTGAGTTACCGGAGGCCAAGGGGGAGGCTTCGGGgatcgggggcggggggcagaggagTGGCGGCTGCACCCCGGATCCGTCCGGGAGGCACGCAGGTCCCCCTGGCTCTCTCGTGTCTCGCCCTGTCTCTGCGACTCTGTCCCTGCATCCCTGGCCCTCGGCTCCCTGTCTccggcccccaccccctgtctctttttgtctcccgatctctgtctgtgtctctgtctccctggcgGCGTCTCTCTGCGACCCTGAAAGTGGGTGTGGGGCCCCGTCCCCAGGAAGGGACTTTGCCCACGACTCTGGCCCCACCCCGGTGGATCGTTAACCAGGGATGTGAGGAGCagctgtggagagagagaagcctcaccccttcccccttctctcctttctgcctctctctgggtgGCCCCCAAGCCCCCTTAGCCCCTGTAATGGGGAAACATTTGGGGGCAAGGCCTGGGTCCAGTCCCACCTCCACCATTTGCTCCCTGTGGGACCTCAGGCGAATCCTCTTGTCTTGAGACTCGGTTTGGTCTTCTGGCAAATGGGACTGATGTCAACCCCCTGCCTCCCCGTGTCGGGGGAGCTTCGCCCAGGGCAGGAAACGAAGGAATTAGGCTGGAGAGTCTGGGTGCTGCCGTTCCTATCCAGACAGCCCTCCCTCACCTGGGgaggagcacagccctgctgtACAAAAGGGGAAGTTGAGCCTCAGAGGGGGCGGGTTTTGTCAAGGTGGTGACCCTAGGAGGTTGAAATGGAAGGACGCCCaagttcctcctcctcccagcctccctaGGGCAGATGGAGCGATGGCTTTGGGCCCAGacgggcctggggggggggggtggtggtggtgaggggggtTATGCATTTGGCCCAGAAGGGGGTTTGGAGGGGCCCAGAAAGAGTGCTGGGGGGTCTGAGTCTGAGGATGGATGACGGGTAAAAGTCTGAGGGAGGAGGACCTAAAGGAGGAAGACAGGTCTGAGAGAAGTAAATGGTctaagagagggggagaagggagagagaatcggtctgagggaggaggtgaggctctgagggaggggaagaaggtctgagggaggaggtgaggctcTGAGGGGGGGAAGAAGGTCTGAAGGAGGAGGCACTGTCTGAGGAAGTCTGAGAAGGACCAAGTGAGGAAAGCAGCtcggagggaggaggagagagttggctggtgcggggagggggggggggggggggttgtgatGGAGGAAGAGGTTTGAGGGTGAGGACATGAGGGTCTGAGGACGGAGAGCatggtctgagggaggaggagcagtTTGAGGAGGGCCTCCTtgggacagagggaagagaggagtgCTTGGGATCAAGCAGCgactgagggaagggaagagaagggaggccTGGAGTCAGCCCCGCCCTGCAGCTGTCTAATTTCCCAGAATCTTCTACTGCTCAGGAAAGTCCCAGCTCCCACAGCCGCCTCCCTCCGGTGTCGGGAATGGAGGATGCGGAACCAGGACGGCtgccccctcctttcccccctgGCTCCCAGCACCCCAGGCGGGGAGCACTAGGGTCTCCCCTCTCTGCGCTTGAGCTCCGGAGGTCCCCTGCCGGCAGGGGGCAGCCCCTGGATGAGTCCCAGAAAGTTCCCAGAGAGAGCCCGGAAGTCCTGCATGGTTGTCTAACCACTTTCCCTCACGCAGGCTGCCTTTTGTATCTGTGcaaatcttttcttccctcccactgCTCCTTCCCTTCTACCCCTACCCCCAGGGAAGGAAGGGCCGAGCCTGTGCCCCGTCCAAGGTCCCGAGAAGGAAACAAAGGCCTAGCTGGAAGGCTGTGGGCCTTGGGGCACTTTCTTGCTCTTGGGGGCCTTCCAAGAGGGGAGGATAGTGCTTGTTAGATACTAGGTTCCCATTGGCTTAATTCCTGGGCCTTTTTCTGTCCCAAGTTTTGCTCCCAACTGAGGCCCGAGCTTCTGTTTTCATCAGCTGTGTGGCTTCCAGGCCATTACTTAACTTCGCGGAGCCTCAACTTCCCCACCTATCAGACAGACTAAATCGAGACCCTAATGTTTCCGTCCTCTAGGGCCCGATGGATAGGAAGTGCTAAATGCAGTGTGGCTGCAATTATTGTGATCCCTATTATAACCACAGGAACAACGGTGATAATTATTCCTATCCAGGAACCTAAAGTTTCAACAGCCGGGCCCATTTCATTGAGGAAATTGGGACCCAACATGCTGGGCCTGGAAgacatgggtttgaggcccagtTCTGCCATGTGTCAGCTGTGTGTGACTTTGGATAGGtggctttccctctctgtgcctttgttggTGACTTTACTGTTGGGGATCATAACAGCCCTGCCTCACAGGGTTGCAGAGCAGATTGAGACCACGTGTACAgaatgaataactgaatgaatgaatgaacggtgTCCCTTCTTGCCTCCATATTGCCTGCCTTAACTCATCGGGCCAGGCCTTCCCTGTAACGCTCTCCGCCCAGAGATAAAGCAAGATGGGCCCATTCGCCGTGGGCCGAACTCCCACGAAGAATTGGCCCACGTAATCCTCTTGACATCTCGTGAGGAAATCCAGCTGaaactcccattttacagagacaCAACAGAGGAGCGGAGTCCCTGCTCAGGGTCATCAAGATTTTATGCCAGGTCTCTGTGTCCCCCGCAGCCCGGCTGCTGGGGCAATCGGTCCCGGAGACCACAGGCCTTCCCCCTCCTGTCTAACTCCAGACCCCTATCCCCTAAGAAGGGAATGGCTCAGGAGGGGAAAACTCAGGCACAAAGAGGCAAAGTCACGGCCAGAGATTAGCAGGTCTATGTTCTGTctacaggctccaggcacagagagggtcgAGCTGATGGAGGGAAGGTCGCGTCGCGGCAGGAAGGTATAGATTTAGATTGAAGAGAGGGTTCCGGAAAAGCGAGCAGATTGCACAGACAGAGGAGAACAGACCTGAGCCTGGAGCTGGGGGgccctgcccaaggtcacacagctttgGGCTGCGATTCCACCCTGGGTTTGCGGACTGCCCTGCTCCCAGaggctgcccttccccccaccccccaggagtGAATACAGGCCAGCTTCCTGCAGCATGGCCTGTACCTCCTGGTTCCTCCCCACCCTGGGGCCTTGGCAGCTTCTGGAACCCCTGGCACCAAGCAGGATCGGCCCTTCTGGGGCCTTGGCCAAGACTTgatcttcccctttctccctcttgctgGGTCTGCACGCACGACGCTGAGTCAGAGGATTGCAACATCCTCTCCTCGGGCTTTGAGACCAGACATCCTCTGCCCCGTGCACTGCCTCTATCGGGCCAAGGTGATGCGGTGGGAGACATCTATGGATATTGGCATCTGCCCTGGGTGGGGTTGGGCAACCTCAGAGGGATCCCAGTGAGGCGATCGTAGACAGACGGTAGGCGGCGTAATGCTGGGCCTCAACGTCCTCATCCGTAAATGGGGCTCCCTGTCCAGTTGGCTTCGAATcgcagctctgccacttaccagctgcgtgaccttgggcaagtgacttatcccctctgagcctcagtttcctcatctataaaatggggacgaAACCCAGCGAACGCCTCATGGGGTGGTTGTGAGGGTCAAAGGAGTTAGCAATGCGTC
The Panthera uncia isolate 11264 chromosome E2 unlocalized genomic scaffold, Puncia_PCG_1.0 HiC_scaffold_19, whole genome shotgun sequence genome window above contains:
- the BCL3 gene encoding B-cell lymphoma 3 protein, which gives rise to MPRCPAGAMDEGPVDLRTRPKAAGPPGAALPLRKRPLRAPSPEPAAPRGAAGPVVTPDPLGGGSDSPAVPAAPHGLARPEALYYQGPLLPLYPTPTMGSLFPLLNVPTPLYPMVCSMEHPLSADIAMATRADEDGDTPLHIAVVQGNLPAVHRLVNLFQHGGRELDIYNNLRQTPLHLAVITTLPSVVRLLVMAGASPMALDRHGQTAAHLACEHRSPTCLRALLDSAAPGTVDLEARNYDGLTALHVAVNTECPEAVLLLLERGADIDAVDIKSGRSPLIHAVENNSLSMVQLLLQHGANVNAQMYSGSSALHSASGRGLLPLVRTLVRSGADSGLKNCHNDTPLMVARSRRVIDILRGKATRPAPASQPEPSPDRSATTSPESSSLLSSNGLLSASPSSSPSQSPPKDPPGFPMAPPNFFLPPSSPPAFLTFAGVLRAPGRPVPPSSAPGGS